Part of the Thermus neutrinimicus genome is shown below.
CCATGGCCAACCCCGCCTGCCGCACCTTCTTGGGCAGGGTGTAGCTGTAGTCCCTGGGCTTAGGCCCGAAGACCGTACCCCCACCCACGAAGATGGGGGCGCCGATATCCCCGTGACGGGCCCGCCCGGTGTGCTTCTGGGGGTAAATCTTGCGGCTGGAATAGGCCACCTCGCCCCGGGTCTTGGTGCTGGCCGTCCCCCGGCGCCTTTTCGCCAGTTGCCAGCGCACCACCTCCCATAGGAGGTGGGGGTTGACCTCCTGGGGAAGGTCGGCGGCAAGCTCCCGCTTGCCGGAAGAGGAGAGAACAGGAATCTGGTACACCATGCCCTCCTTTACTTGGCCACCTTCTTGGTCTGGCGCACCAACACCAGGCCCCCGTTGGGTCCCGGCACGGCCCCCTTGACCAAGAGGAGGTTTTCCTCGGGGATGACGTCCACCACCTCGAGGTTCATCACCGTGACCCGCTCGGCCCCGTAGCGGCCGGCCATCTTCTTGCCCTTGTAGACCCGGCCTGGGGTCTTGCGGTTGCCGATGGAACCCGGGTGGCGGTGGATCTTGTGGGCGCCGTGGGAATCGGGGCCGCCAGCGAAGTTCCAACGCTTCATCACCCCCGCCGTGCCCCGGCCCTTGGAGGTGCCGGTCACGTCCACCCGTTCGCCGGCCTTAAAGATCTCCACGGTCACCACGTCGCCCTCGGGGTTGAAGTCGCGGATCTCCTTCAGGATGCGCACCGGACCCACCCCGGCCCGGGCGAAATGCCCCTTCATGGGCCGGTTGACCCGCTTGGGATTCTGGGGCAGGAAGCCCAGTTGGACCGCC
Proteins encoded:
- the rplC gene encoding 50S ribosomal protein L3, translating into MKGILGMKVGMTRIYREDRAIPVTVILAGPCPVVQRRTPEKDGYTAVQLGFLPQNPKRVNRPMKGHFARAGVGPVRILKEIRDFNPEGDVVTVEIFKAGERVDVTGTSKGRGTAGVMKRWNFAGGPDSHGAHKIHRHPGSIGNRKTPGRVYKGKKMAGRYGAERVTVMNLEVVDVIPEENLLLVKGAVPGPNGGLVLVRQTKKVAK
- the rplD gene encoding 50S ribosomal protein L4; its protein translation is MVYQIPVLSSSGKRELAADLPQEVNPHLLWEVVRWQLAKRRRGTASTKTRGEVAYSSRKIYPQKHTGRARHGDIGAPIFVGGGTVFGPKPRDYSYTLPKKVRQAGLAMAVADRAKEGKLLLVEDFAGVNGKTKEFLAWAKGAGLDGSESVLLVTASELVRRAARNLPWVVTLAPEGLNVYDILRTERLVMDLAAWEAFQARVGGEA